The nucleotide window TTAATAGCAGGAATCAAATATGCCAAAGTTTTACCAGTCCCTGTCCCTGCTTCAATAATTACCTTCTGATTTTTATTTATAGCTTCTTGTATCGAAAGAGCCATAACTTTTTGTTCTTCCCTATACTCAAAATTTTTAATGTTCTGAGCTAGTAGACCATTTCTTTCAAAATATGGCAGTATATCTATTTGATTTAAATTCATTCTATCAATATCTTGTACAAAGTAAAAATCATCTAATTTTTTAGAGAGAATACAATATGCCACATTTTTTTTATTATATAATACTTCTGAAATTTCTAATTCCAAATCACTGGGATAAAGTTGACTGCTTTTAGCAATCCTTATAAGAACTTCATCTCTTTTAAATTTATTTAAAACCCCTTCAAGTTCTCTCTTTTTATTTTCAACCAAAAAAACGGGATTTTGAATAAGTTCATTCTCATCAAAATTTGCCTTTAATATTATTGACCTATAATTATGTTCTTCCAAAATCTTTTCTATTTCTTTTAGACTTTCCTCCGAGAATCTACTTTTTATATCCATTCTTTTTCCCTTATTTATTTTTAATTTCTATAATATTCAACTAAGCCTTTTAAGAAAACTCTTATATATTTATCTCCACATTCTCTGTAATTTTTATGATCTTCTTTTCTAAAAAGTGCTGATAATTCTCCATCGGAAATTTCTACTCCACCTAATTTAAAAATTTCTATCATATCATAACTTTTAAGTTCAAGAGCTATCCTTAATTTTCTAAGTAAAATATTATTCAAATTATTTTTTGTTATCTTTACTTCAACTTGATTTGAAGAATTATCTTCTTTTTTTCCACGTCTTTTAACAATTAATCCATCAAGAAATAAATTTAGATCTTGATTACTAAGTTTTGTATAGCCGTCTTCAAAATCTTTTTTCAAGAAGTTGATAACTTCCTCTCTACTAACTTTTTTATTTCCTAACTTGAAAATTTCAATCATAGTATTATCTCTTATATTAAGTGCATATCTAAGTCTTCTTAAAAAATCATTATTTGTCATTTTTCCCTCACTTTATAGTGTAATTACTATTTTTTATTTTACACTAATTAATGAAAAATATCAATTTTTATTAAATTTACTCCTCTTCTTTAAATAAATTTTTCATTTAAAATTTTTATATGCTATAATTTTAAAGATAAACAAAAAAACTAACTTCATCGGTTGATTCTCACTATCATAGTGGCTCAGCCCTTGAAATCTTAAATTTCTATGTTTTTATTTATTTAATTACATTAAAAATACATTAAACTTATACTTATATATACTAAAGAAGGGAGATTTTTATGAATCCAATATTTTTGAAAATAGGTTCTTTTGAGTTACATTATTATGGACTTATGTATGCTCTTGCCTTTATAATTGGAATATATATAGCAAAAAAAATGGCGAGAGAAAGAAATTTTGACGAGAAAATTATAGATGACTATGCCTTTATTGCAATTATTTCCGGTCTTATTGGTGGAAGATTATATTATGTATTATTTAACTTAGATTATTATTTAAATAATCTCTCTGAAATTCCTGCTGTATGGCATGGAGGAATGGCAATTCATGGAGGAATTATTGGAGGAATCATTGGAACTCTTATCTATGGAAAAATTAAAAAAATTAATCCTTTAGTTTTA belongs to Fusobacterium russii ATCC 25533 and includes:
- a CDS encoding DUF1456 family protein, which gives rise to MTNNDFLRRLRYALNIRDNTMIEIFKLGNKKVSREEVINFLKKDFEDGYTKLSNQDLNLFLDGLIVKRRGKKEDNSSNQVEVKITKNNLNNILLRKLRIALELKSYDMIEIFKLGGVEISDGELSALFRKEDHKNYRECGDKYIRVFLKGLVEYYRN